A stretch of DNA from Pseudomonadota bacterium:
TAAAGTTTATGATAAGATGGTTGAAGCGGAGGAAGATGTTTTAGCTTATAGGCACTTTCCAAAAGTTCATCATCGGAAAATTTATTCCAATAATCCTTTGGAAAGACTCAACAGAGAAATTAGGCGCAGGACGAATGTTATTGGAATCTTTCCTAACGATGCTTCAGTTCTGCGTTTAATCGGAGAAGTTCTCCACCAGATCGATGAAGATTGGTTGGTTCAACAAAGTTATATGGGTCTTGCTTCTATGCAGCCTCTTATGACTGAATCCGAGTCTGACAATGACTCAATCTAATTTTACACCACTTGACGGGACGTTATCATTTAATCCTTCCCGTATGCGTGTAATAGGCGAAATTGCCACTAAGCTTTCGGATAGACTAAAAACAAAGTGTCCATGTTGTAATAATCCTGGTTGGGGTAAAATCAAATATGAAAAAGGCCTGATCTGTGGATGCTGTGGTTCAGAAACAGAATTAGTAAAATCAGAAATTTTTGGTTGCGTTAAGTGTGCTTATGAAGAAAATAGAGAGCGTACAGACGGTAAAAAAGAAGCAGATCCAGGAAGCTGTCAATATTGCAACCCATAGTGTGTACTATAATGCAAATAAAAATCATTAAATCTGATCAAATAGATGAAACCGGTATACGTCCATAAGAGTGGGGTAAAATAGCAAAATTGGAGAAAGTAAGGTACAGGTCTAAAGGCAAACCAAAACCCTGGAAAGCACGCAAATACTGGGGTTTTGAGGTCATCTGAAGCTATCGCAAAAAAACGTGAGAAAAGTTCTCTATAAAAAATCTGGAGGAGAGGATGGGATTCGAACCCACGATACGCTACTAACGTATACACGATTTCCAATCGTGCGCCTTCAACCACTCGGCCACCTCTCCTTGGAACGTCTGCACTGTACTCGAAACAATCTTTTTCCGCAATAAAATTTCTCCTCTTGCAACAGCAAATTTTTAAGAAAAAAAAAGAAAGATTATTCTTCTTCATTTTCCCAAAGATCTCCCCATTCTTTTGCTTTAGCTTCTTTATAAAGTCGAGGTGTTTTTTTTGAAATTGTAATTCGCTCTTCCCCTTTTTGTGAACATCCATCAAAAATGATATGTCCTGTCCTTTTGAGGGGGTTCTTTAAAATACGGCTTTCTAAAGAATTTCTTTCAACTGGCTTTTTTTGAACAATAAGATAGGCATATTTTTCATCTTCATAAGAAAGAGAAGCTGATTTTAAACGTTTATGAAGATGCGAGCGCTTAAGCCGAACACTAAAATGACACCAATCTTTGGTATTCTCCAACGGGCATCTATTTTGATGAGGACAAGGAGCACAAAAAAATCCACCTTGTTCTTTAAAAAAATGGCGCGCTCGTAGAATATTTAAAAAACCATTTGGCGTTCCTGGTTCTATTATCATCAAAACATCACGTGTCTTTTTCCAAGCCTTTTCCAAAAGGTTTGGCTGCTCTTTTTCAGAAATTTCCGAAAGAACATACGAAAGATTTACAAGATCAAAGTATTCTTCATTTTCTGTTAAAGAAAGATTGATGATATTTTTCTCAAGAACCTCAACATTTTGAAGAGATTTAAAAG
This window harbors:
- a CDS encoding transposase — its product is KVYDKMVEAEEDVLAYRHFPKVHHRKIYSNNPLERLNREIRRRTNVIGIFPNDASVLRLIGEVLHQIDEDWLVQQSYMGLASMQPLMTESESDNDSI